The Paenalcaligenes faecalis genome has a window encoding:
- a CDS encoding OsmC family protein → MECTVNWNHNNGMLFVASTGSGHVTVMDGAVEGGGHDSAPRPMEMMLAGAGGCAAYDVVLILKRGRHQVTDCQVKLVSERADTDPKVFTKIVFEFIVSGINLSAQAVERAVQLSHDKYCSASAMLAKTAAVSYTVEIRNTQESHEN, encoded by the coding sequence ATGGAATGTACAGTTAATTGGAACCACAATAATGGCATGCTTTTCGTAGCCAGCACAGGCAGCGGTCATGTCACAGTGATGGATGGGGCAGTAGAAGGTGGTGGGCACGACAGCGCCCCGCGTCCTATGGAAATGATGTTAGCCGGCGCAGGTGGCTGTGCAGCCTACGATGTGGTGTTGATCCTAAAACGTGGTCGTCACCAAGTCACAGACTGCCAAGTTAAACTGGTCTCTGAGCGCGCAGACACGGACCCCAAAGTTTTCACCAAAATCGTGTTTGAGTTCATTGTGTCTGGAATTAATCTATCAGCCCAAGCGGTAGAACGTGCCGTACAACTTTCCCATGATAAATACTGTTCAGCCAGCGCTATGCTTGCTAAAACGGCAGCGGTTTCCTATACCGTAGAGATTCGTAATACGCAGGAATCCCATGAAAACTAA
- a CDS encoding 4-oxalocrotonate tautomerase, producing the protein MPFITIDLFEGRSLETKRELVETLTAETSRILGCSADSVHIRFNNVKQEDWSTGGTLWADKK; encoded by the coding sequence ATGCCATTTATTACTATTGATTTATTCGAAGGTCGAAGCCTCGAAACCAAACGTGAGCTCGTAGAAACCTTAACGGCTGAAACTAGCCGCATCTTAGGCTGCTCCGCGGACTCAGTTCATATCCGATTCAATAATGTAAAACAAGAAGACTGGTCCACCGGGGGTACCTTGTGGGCAGATAAAAAATAA
- a CDS encoding thymidylate synthase, which translates to MKTNQYEQLMRHVYEHGVEKTDRTGTGTRSVFGHQMRFDLSQGFPMVTTKKLHTRSIFIELLWFLRGDNNVKWLHDHQVSIWDEWADANGDLGPIYGVQWRSWPTPTGGHIDQISDLIQQIKQNPDSRRLIVSAWNVAEIKNMALPPCHALFQFYVADGKLSCQLYQRSADIFLGVPFNIASYALLTHLVAQQCDLKVGDFIWTGGDCHLYSNHLEQVELQLSREPRAYPQLRIKRKPASIFDYEYEDFEIVDYDPHPHIKAPVAI; encoded by the coding sequence ATGAAAACTAATCAATATGAACAACTCATGCGTCATGTCTACGAACATGGCGTAGAAAAAACAGACCGTACTGGCACAGGTACTCGGTCCGTCTTTGGCCATCAAATGCGTTTTGACCTTAGCCAAGGCTTCCCTATGGTCACTACTAAAAAACTCCATACCCGCAGTATTTTTATAGAATTACTGTGGTTTTTACGTGGCGATAACAACGTGAAATGGCTGCACGACCATCAAGTCAGCATCTGGGATGAATGGGCAGATGCCAATGGTGACTTAGGCCCAATTTATGGGGTGCAGTGGCGCTCTTGGCCTACCCCTACTGGTGGGCATATTGATCAAATTTCAGATCTGATTCAGCAAATTAAACAAAATCCTGATTCACGCCGTTTAATCGTATCGGCATGGAATGTAGCCGAAATCAAAAACATGGCCTTGCCTCCTTGTCATGCCCTATTTCAATTTTATGTGGCCGATGGCAAGCTATCCTGTCAGCTCTATCAGCGCAGTGCCGATATTTTTCTGGGCGTACCCTTTAATATCGCTAGCTATGCGTTATTAACTCATCTTGTTGCTCAACAATGCGACCTAAAGGTAGGTGACTTTATCTGGACAGGCGGAGACTGCCATTTATACAGCAACCACCTAGAGCAAGTCGAACTACAACTTAGCCGCGAACCCCGCGCCTACCCGCAGCTACGCATCAAACGTAAACCCGCCAGTATTTTTGATTATGAATACGAAGACTTTGAAATCGTAGACTACGACCCTCACCCTCATATTAAAGCTCCTGTGGCGATTTAA
- a CDS encoding 2-hydroxy-3-oxopropionate reductase, translating to MEKIAFIGLGIMGVPMCLNIMKGGYPVFSYTRSQTHPSIPEAGATICDSPRAAAEQADIIIMIVNDTPNVEHVLFGENGVSEADLTGKIIVDMSTISPVATKEFAAKIIAAGGDYIDAPVSGGDVGAQAGSLSIMVGGSEAAFTRVLPIFTLMGQNITHIGEVGTGQITKMANQIIVAQSIQAVAEALVLASKAGADPEKVRQALMGGFANSRILEVHGKRMTSGSFQPGFKIDLHQKDITSALNTAREIGVALPGAAVFQQLLSSCVAQGGGNWDHSAVIKVIEQLAHHSIRDEKA from the coding sequence ATGGAAAAAATTGCATTTATTGGTTTGGGCATTATGGGTGTGCCTATGTGCTTAAACATCATGAAAGGTGGCTATCCTGTCTTTAGCTATACACGTAGTCAGACGCATCCATCGATTCCCGAGGCAGGTGCCACGATCTGCGATAGCCCCCGTGCTGCCGCAGAGCAAGCCGACATCATTATTATGATCGTCAATGACACCCCCAATGTAGAGCATGTCTTATTTGGTGAAAATGGCGTCAGTGAAGCAGATCTAACAGGGAAAATTATTGTGGATATGAGCACGATTTCCCCTGTTGCAACCAAAGAGTTTGCAGCAAAAATCATCGCAGCGGGTGGGGATTATATAGATGCTCCCGTATCGGGGGGTGATGTAGGAGCCCAAGCCGGATCACTCAGTATTATGGTCGGAGGGTCGGAAGCCGCCTTTACGCGTGTGTTACCTATTTTTACACTGATGGGGCAAAACATCACCCATATCGGCGAGGTCGGTACCGGTCAAATCACCAAAATGGCCAATCAAATCATTGTGGCACAAAGTATTCAGGCCGTAGCCGAAGCACTGGTTTTAGCTTCTAAAGCCGGGGCTGACCCAGAGAAAGTCCGTCAAGCCTTAATGGGAGGATTTGCTAACTCTCGTATTTTAGAAGTTCATGGCAAACGCATGACCTCTGGCTCCTTTCAACCGGGCTTCAAGATCGATCTGCATCAGAAAGATATTACGAGCGCACTTAATACAGCGCGGGAAATCGGTGTAGCTCTACCCGGCGCGGCTGTCTTTCAACAATTACTTAGTAGCTGTGTCGCCCAAGGTGGTGGAAACTGGGATCATTCCGCTGTGATTAAAGTCATAGAACAACTAGCCCATCATTCCATTCGAGATGAAAAGGCATAA
- the tcuB gene encoding tricarballylate utilization 4Fe-4S protein TcuB, which yields MQSTSPVTRSRVISIMDITQEARRNAEVCNSCRYCEGFCAVFPAIERQREFDDNYIDYLSNLCHNCTSCYHACQFTAPHVYDINVPRIMTQVRAKTYQKFVWPSFMSDVFQRNGTFVALISALIFSLVLIIGILFTDPSALFAKQVGEGAFYRVISHEAMVLVAGSVVLFDVLAILLGFRAYWRWIGGKTAYFFNLKALHHALKDALTLKHLGGGEDMKGCNHENTSFSNQRRWYHHLMMYGFLLCFGATVTGTIYDYGFGWVAPYDYISLPVFLGTVGGVMTLVGTTGLVWLKLKMHDGPAWKAIFGMDYAFLVLLFWVNLTGLALLAFRETTAMGMLLIIHLGFVAAFFAILPYSKFVHVLFRLGSLIKYHNEAR from the coding sequence ATGCAATCCACTAGCCCCGTAACGCGCTCTCGTGTCATTAGTATTATGGATATTACCCAAGAGGCGCGTCGTAATGCCGAGGTGTGTAACTCATGTCGTTACTGTGAAGGTTTTTGTGCCGTATTTCCTGCCATAGAACGACAGCGTGAGTTTGATGATAACTATATCGATTATCTTTCTAATCTGTGTCATAACTGTACCTCTTGTTATCACGCTTGTCAGTTTACAGCACCGCATGTGTATGACATAAATGTACCGCGCATTATGACTCAGGTCAGAGCCAAGACCTATCAGAAATTTGTCTGGCCCAGTTTTATGTCTGATGTGTTTCAGCGTAATGGTACCTTTGTTGCCTTAATCAGTGCTTTGATTTTTAGTTTGGTTTTGATCATAGGCATCCTTTTTACAGATCCTAGTGCTCTATTTGCTAAACAAGTGGGTGAGGGGGCTTTTTACCGAGTTATTTCACACGAAGCAATGGTCTTAGTGGCTGGTAGCGTTGTGTTGTTTGATGTGCTGGCTATTTTATTGGGCTTTAGAGCTTATTGGCGTTGGATAGGTGGTAAGACAGCGTATTTTTTTAATCTAAAGGCCTTGCATCATGCACTCAAAGATGCGTTGACGCTAAAGCATTTAGGTGGCGGCGAGGATATGAAAGGGTGTAATCATGAAAATACCTCCTTTTCTAACCAGCGACGTTGGTATCATCATTTAATGATGTATGGTTTTTTACTTTGTTTTGGCGCGACAGTTACAGGAACCATTTATGATTACGGTTTTGGCTGGGTAGCTCCCTATGACTACATTAGTTTGCCCGTGTTTTTGGGAACCGTGGGTGGAGTGATGACATTAGTAGGTACTACAGGCTTGGTTTGGCTTAAATTAAAAATGCACGATGGTCCAGCATGGAAAGCTATTTTTGGCATGGATTATGCCTTTTTAGTTTTATTGTTTTGGGTCAACCTAACCGGTCTGGCTTTATTGGCCTTCAGGGAAACCACCGCGATGGGCATGCTGCTTATTATTCACTTAGGTTTTGTAGCGGCGTTTTTTGCCATATTACCCTATAGTAAATTTGTGCATGTACTATTTCGTTTAGGTTCACTAATCAAATACCATAATGAAGCCCGCTGA
- the tviB gene encoding Vi polysaccharide biosynthesis UDP-N-acetylglucosamine C-6 dehydrogenase TviB — translation MDLQNIKLAVIGLGYVGLPLAVEFGKKRDVLGFDINPRRIAELSSGIDNTLEVEPEELKTAAQLRYTSDASELAQANVYIVTVPTPIDEYKRPDLTPLIRASETIGKVLKRGDIVIYESTVYPGATEEDCVPVLERVSGLRFNEDFFAGYSPERINPGDKVHRLPSIRKVTSGSTPEIADVVDALYSEIITAGTHKAASIRVAEAAKVIENTQRDVNIALINELTLIFNKLGIDTLDVLEAAGTKWNFLPFRPGLVGGHCIGVDPYYLTHKAQSIGYHPEIILAGRRLNDGMGAYVASQLVKSMTKKCIQVQGSRVLIMGLAFKENCPDLRNTRIVDIVHELAEYDVNVDVFDPWVDAEEAHKEYGIKPITQPEMGQYDGIVLAVAHDEFKNMGAEKIRALGKAPHVLYDLKYILDRNDSDLRL, via the coding sequence TTGGATTTGCAAAACATTAAACTTGCCGTGATTGGTTTGGGCTATGTAGGTTTGCCCTTGGCAGTAGAATTTGGCAAAAAACGCGATGTGTTGGGCTTTGATATTAATCCACGCCGTATTGCCGAGTTAAGCAGCGGAATTGATAACACCCTTGAGGTCGAGCCCGAAGAGCTAAAAACGGCAGCCCAGCTACGTTATACCAGTGATGCGTCTGAGCTTGCGCAGGCTAATGTATACATTGTGACTGTTCCCACGCCGATTGATGAGTATAAACGTCCGGATTTGACTCCCTTGATTCGCGCTAGCGAGACCATTGGTAAGGTCTTAAAACGTGGTGACATCGTCATTTATGAATCCACCGTTTATCCAGGGGCAACCGAAGAAGACTGTGTGCCAGTGCTTGAACGTGTTTCTGGATTACGCTTTAACGAAGACTTTTTTGCAGGCTACAGTCCAGAGCGCATTAACCCAGGTGATAAAGTCCATCGCCTCCCGTCTATACGCAAGGTAACGTCTGGCTCCACCCCAGAGATCGCTGACGTGGTTGATGCACTGTACTCAGAAATTATTACGGCGGGTACTCATAAAGCAGCCTCCATACGTGTGGCTGAAGCCGCGAAGGTCATTGAAAATACCCAGCGTGATGTGAATATCGCCTTAATCAATGAGCTCACCTTAATTTTTAATAAGCTTGGTATTGATACCTTGGACGTCCTAGAGGCAGCAGGCACTAAATGGAACTTCCTGCCTTTCCGCCCCGGTTTAGTGGGTGGGCACTGTATTGGTGTTGATCCTTACTACCTAACACATAAAGCCCAGTCTATTGGTTATCATCCTGAGATTATTTTGGCGGGGCGTCGCTTAAACGATGGCATGGGGGCCTATGTGGCATCTCAGCTTGTCAAAAGCATGACAAAAAAATGCATTCAGGTGCAGGGTTCTCGGGTCTTGATTATGGGGTTGGCTTTTAAAGAAAACTGTCCAGATTTACGGAATACTCGTATTGTTGATATTGTGCATGAGCTCGCTGAGTATGATGTCAATGTCGATGTGTTTGATCCTTGGGTCGATGCCGAAGAAGCGCATAAAGAATACGGGATTAAACCAATTACTCAACCTGAAATGGGGCAGTATGACGGTATTGTGTTGGCCGTGGCTCATGACGAGTTTAAAAACATGGGCGCTGAAAAAATCCGAGCTTTAGGTAAGGCTCCTCATGTGCTTTATGATCTGAAATATATCTTGGATCGTAATGATTCGGATTTACGTTTGTAA
- the otnI gene encoding 2-oxo-tetronate isomerase — protein MPKFAANLSLLFTEYDFPKRFVHAAAAGFTGVEFLFPYDYDPYQIKQWLDDQELEQVLFNLPAGHWGSGERGLACLPSRQDEFREGVHQAMEYAEVLGNHLLHCMAGIKPEGMLFADALDCYIENIEYAANVAAQHNRIICIEPINSYDMPGYLLNYSEDAIEIISELGHPHVRLQYDMYHAQRMEGHLSQSIERLLPYIAHIQIANNPGRHEPHLGELNYGFIFHMLNQLQYDGWIGCEYIPATTTAEGLSWLRAYRNK, from the coding sequence ATGCCTAAATTTGCCGCTAACCTCAGCTTATTATTCACTGAGTATGATTTTCCAAAACGTTTTGTTCACGCTGCCGCCGCTGGTTTTACTGGCGTCGAGTTTCTGTTTCCCTATGACTACGATCCCTACCAAATCAAGCAATGGCTTGATGATCAGGAACTAGAGCAAGTGCTATTTAATTTGCCTGCCGGTCACTGGGGCTCAGGAGAGAGAGGCCTAGCTTGTTTACCTAGTCGCCAAGATGAGTTTCGTGAAGGCGTACATCAGGCCATGGAATATGCCGAGGTCTTAGGAAACCATCTGCTGCACTGCATGGCTGGCATCAAACCTGAAGGCATGTTGTTTGCTGACGCCCTCGACTGTTATATAGAGAATATCGAATACGCAGCAAATGTTGCAGCACAGCATAATCGCATTATTTGCATTGAGCCGATTAACAGTTATGACATGCCCGGCTACTTATTAAATTACAGCGAGGATGCGATTGAAATTATCAGCGAGCTAGGACACCCCCATGTACGCCTGCAATACGATATGTACCATGCCCAGCGTATGGAAGGACATTTAAGCCAAAGCATTGAACGCCTATTGCCCTATATCGCGCATATCCAAATCGCGAATAATCCAGGTCGCCACGAACCTCATTTAGGTGAACTTAATTACGGTTTTATCTTTCACATGCTCAACCAGCTGCAATATGATGGGTGGATTGGTTGCGAATATATTCCAGCCACCACCACAGCCGAAGGGCTAAGTTGGCTGCGCGCCTACCGTAACAAATAA
- a CDS encoding GntR family transcriptional regulator, which yields MTNTDLPNDDKMSRAEQAYQQILDDIREGRLKPGHRITELDIAASLKMSRTPVREALRRLEIAGLISTAPYSGMQIARLGYQEVMELYDMRVVLESTASKLAAKHASDAEIYSLNEIMKRYEAATTAVEQARHNRVFHNALAYAAHNRYLLKSLNSMRDSMILLGKTTFELPNRAEQVVQEHRDIINAIIERNPERAAEAAAHHIREAQKARIALMGEEIDQEI from the coding sequence ATGACAAATACAGACTTGCCCAACGACGACAAAATGTCTCGTGCCGAACAAGCTTATCAACAGATATTAGATGATATACGAGAAGGCAGACTTAAACCTGGCCACCGCATTACCGAGCTAGATATAGCCGCCTCACTTAAAATGAGCCGTACCCCCGTACGCGAGGCTTTACGTCGTTTGGAAATAGCAGGTTTAATCTCCACTGCGCCCTATAGTGGTATGCAGATTGCGCGTCTAGGCTACCAAGAGGTGATGGAACTTTACGATATGCGCGTGGTGCTGGAAAGTACGGCATCTAAGCTGGCAGCTAAACACGCTAGCGATGCAGAGATTTACTCTTTAAATGAAATCATGAAACGCTACGAGGCGGCAACTACTGCTGTAGAACAGGCGCGTCATAATCGTGTGTTTCATAATGCCTTGGCTTATGCCGCGCATAACCGCTATTTATTAAAATCGCTGAATTCCATGCGTGACTCGATGATTTTATTGGGTAAAACCACCTTCGAGCTACCCAATAGAGCCGAGCAAGTCGTTCAAGAACACCGAGACATCATTAACGCCATCATAGAGCGTAACCCTGAAAGAGCTGCTGAGGCGGCTGCACACCACATCCGAGAGGCCCAAAAAGCACGTATTGCTTTGATGGGTGAGGAAATAGATCAAGAGATTTAA
- the coq7 gene encoding 2-polyprenyl-3-methyl-6-methoxy-1,4-benzoquinone monooxygenase: MTTDIQSETRVTPLINYAPKLERRRSLFDSALTELGHALHVISRSAQASRPNPAGRMVSQPEEHLSNTEARHAAGLMRVNHVGEVCAQALYRGQALMVKDEAIKKLLYQASSEEVDHLVWCDDRLKELGSRPSIFNPIWYAASLGLGVVASRAGTPYNLGFMAETERQVEKHLEEHLVSLPEKDERSRKIVDQMRIDEISHRTTAEDNGAKNLPAPIKMAMRLMSKVMTTSAYRV; the protein is encoded by the coding sequence ATGACTACCGACATTCAATCAGAAACCCGTGTCACGCCATTAATAAATTATGCGCCCAAACTAGAGCGTCGACGTTCTTTGTTTGATTCCGCTTTAACTGAGCTAGGGCATGCTTTGCATGTGATTAGTCGTTCAGCCCAAGCTTCGCGTCCTAATCCTGCGGGCAGGATGGTGTCGCAACCAGAGGAACACCTTAGCAATACCGAGGCACGCCATGCCGCGGGGTTGATGCGAGTGAACCATGTAGGCGAGGTCTGCGCACAGGCTCTTTACCGAGGCCAAGCCTTAATGGTTAAGGATGAAGCCATTAAAAAACTGTTATATCAGGCGTCTTCCGAAGAGGTCGATCATTTAGTTTGGTGTGATGATCGCCTCAAAGAATTGGGTAGCCGCCCAAGTATTTTTAATCCTATTTGGTATGCGGCTTCATTGGGCTTAGGGGTGGTTGCGAGTCGTGCTGGTACGCCTTATAACTTAGGCTTTATGGCCGAGACAGAGCGACAAGTAGAAAAACACCTAGAGGAGCACCTTGTGTCTTTGCCAGAGAAAGACGAGCGTTCCCGTAAAATCGTTGACCAAATGCGTATAGATGAGATTTCACATCGCACTACTGCCGAAGATAACGGGGCTAAAAATTTACCTGCCCCTATTAAAATGGCAATGCGTTTGATGTCGAAGGTGATGACTACCAGTGCTTATCGTGTCTAG
- a CDS encoding MraY family glycosyltransferase, which yields MSSAPAWDFLTWLSISVVAFLVGGIIVFSERWHGRLTGDTDMSKPQATHLRPAPRVGGLAILAGSLAGLLVLGPSNMTLTWLWPVLFVAALPVFVAGLVEDITKDVGSLKRLLAAFASAAIAWWLLGGVSRVGVGWADWILAFWPISLFFTMIAVGGCTHALNIIDGINGLAGMVAVLMATSIALVAWQVQDYPIFLIASSLASATFGFLAWNFPFGRVFLGDGGAYFLGFMLAELAVQLVVRNPSVSPFYALAVLFYPVFETLFSIWRRKFKRGVPVDQPDSLHLHQLIFRRLVRVRVVKEGRRYVPPTSNAMASPYLWGLVLIGLVPATIWWNNPWMLGASLVVFACSYIWLYARLVHWRRPAWLLLPSVRRAKRERSE from the coding sequence GTGAGTTCAGCTCCGGCTTGGGATTTTTTAACGTGGCTATCCATATCTGTTGTTGCCTTTTTGGTCGGTGGCATCATTGTGTTCTCTGAACGCTGGCACGGTCGTTTGACTGGTGACACTGATATGTCAAAGCCACAGGCTACACATTTACGTCCAGCACCTCGTGTTGGAGGCTTAGCTATTTTGGCGGGCAGTTTGGCAGGGCTTTTGGTTTTAGGCCCAAGCAATATGACATTAACGTGGTTGTGGCCTGTGTTGTTCGTAGCAGCTTTGCCTGTATTTGTAGCCGGTTTAGTCGAAGACATCACCAAAGATGTGGGCTCTTTGAAACGGTTGTTGGCAGCCTTTGCCTCGGCGGCTATTGCTTGGTGGCTATTAGGCGGGGTATCTAGAGTCGGGGTAGGTTGGGCTGATTGGATTTTAGCTTTTTGGCCTATTTCTTTATTTTTCACGATGATTGCGGTGGGTGGCTGTACTCACGCCTTAAATATTATTGATGGTATTAATGGTCTGGCTGGGATGGTGGCTGTATTGATGGCCACCTCCATCGCATTAGTAGCTTGGCAGGTACAGGATTACCCCATCTTTTTAATTGCCTCTTCGTTGGCCTCTGCTACCTTTGGGTTTTTGGCTTGGAACTTTCCTTTTGGTCGCGTCTTTTTAGGTGATGGCGGGGCGTACTTCTTGGGTTTTATGTTGGCTGAACTGGCCGTCCAGCTAGTGGTTCGTAATCCCAGTGTGTCGCCATTTTATGCATTGGCGGTGCTGTTTTACCCTGTTTTTGAAACGTTGTTTTCGATTTGGCGGCGTAAGTTTAAACGAGGTGTGCCGGTAGACCAGCCGGACTCCTTACACTTGCATCAGCTTATCTTTCGTCGATTAGTCCGTGTTAGAGTGGTTAAAGAGGGGCGTCGTTATGTGCCTCCTACCTCGAATGCAATGGCCTCACCTTATTTATGGGGGCTGGTACTAATTGGTTTGGTTCCTGCCACGATTTGGTGGAATAATCCGTGGATGCTTGGTGCTAGTTTGGTGGTGTTCGCTTGTAGTTATATCTGGCTATATGCGCGCTTGGTACATTGGCGTCGTCCGGCATGGTTGTTATTACCATCAGTACGACGGGCAAAACGTGAACGGTCTGAATAA
- a CDS encoding dihydrofolate reductase → MMHKPKLRMVVAYSTNRCIGKDNDLPWRLPNDLAHFKAATMGLPIIMGRKTWESLGRPLPGRPNLVISRNADYVATGATTYPSLESAIAACTDFDMACIIGGEQIFGQGLLIADEIIATEVHAQVEGDTFFPPLTADWVETQREPQPEENGYQYDFVIYERQPN, encoded by the coding sequence ATGATGCATAAACCAAAATTACGTATGGTAGTGGCCTACTCCACTAACCGTTGCATAGGCAAAGACAACGATCTGCCTTGGCGTCTACCCAATGATCTAGCCCATTTCAAAGCCGCTACGATGGGCCTTCCTATTATTATGGGGCGTAAAACCTGGGAGTCCTTGGGCCGCCCCTTACCTGGCCGTCCTAATCTAGTCATCAGCCGTAATGCTGACTATGTGGCTACAGGTGCCACGACTTACCCTAGCTTAGAGTCTGCTATAGCTGCCTGTACTGACTTTGACATGGCTTGTATTATTGGTGGGGAACAAATTTTCGGCCAGGGTCTACTCATCGCCGATGAAATTATCGCCACTGAAGTCCATGCTCAGGTTGAAGGCGATACATTTTTCCCCCCTTTAACAGCAGACTGGGTGGAAACACAACGTGAGCCTCAGCCCGAGGAAAATGGCTATCAATACGACTTTGTAATCTACGAGCGTCAGCCCAATTAG
- a CDS encoding LysR family transcriptional regulator, with protein sequence MSRYTEIRSFALIAEKGSFAAAAQVEGVTPIILGRRLDALEKRLGVRLMHRSTRGLTLTDLGEQFLEQCKQLLHDFEMAEASISDQHNAMRGHLVVSAPASFGRQHVAPHVLEFKKRYPDLRLSFNFTDSVIDLVREGYDMGIRVGAVYDPNYVAVRLFPNQRVVCGTPDYFARYGVPLQPEELVQHNCLAFNQQGGQQHGWTFLRDGQMFSVRVQGDLDCNDGELLYDWVKQGWGIGWRSTWEIQAEIKRGELVTVLDDYAISDYDIQAVYQQQRYLPAKIRVFTDYLRQIYNQPGYWEQG encoded by the coding sequence ATGAGTCGGTATACTGAAATTCGTAGTTTTGCTCTTATCGCGGAAAAGGGCAGCTTTGCCGCCGCGGCACAGGTCGAAGGCGTCACCCCAATTATTTTAGGGCGACGCTTAGATGCCCTAGAAAAACGGTTGGGAGTACGCTTGATGCACCGCTCTACTCGTGGGCTTACATTAACGGATCTAGGTGAGCAGTTCTTAGAGCAGTGCAAACAACTGCTACATGATTTTGAAATGGCTGAAGCCAGCATCAGCGATCAACATAATGCAATGCGTGGGCATTTAGTGGTGTCGGCCCCGGCGTCCTTTGGTCGTCAGCATGTGGCGCCTCATGTTTTAGAGTTTAAAAAACGTTATCCAGATTTACGCCTTTCGTTTAACTTTACCGACAGCGTGATTGATTTAGTTCGGGAAGGCTATGACATGGGGATTCGAGTCGGTGCTGTTTATGATCCCAATTATGTGGCGGTGCGTTTATTTCCAAATCAACGAGTGGTGTGTGGGACTCCCGATTATTTTGCTCGCTATGGCGTGCCCTTGCAGCCCGAAGAGTTAGTACAACACAACTGTTTGGCATTTAATCAACAGGGGGGACAGCAGCACGGCTGGACTTTTTTACGTGATGGGCAGATGTTTTCAGTGCGCGTGCAGGGTGATTTGGATTGTAATGATGGCGAGTTATTGTATGACTGGGTCAAACAGGGTTGGGGAATAGGTTGGCGATCTACGTGGGAAATACAGGCTGAAATTAAGCGCGGTGAGTTAGTGACCGTGCTGGATGATTATGCGATTTCAGACTATGACATTCAGGCAGTTTATCAACAACAACGTTATTTACCTGCGAAAATTCGAGTGTTTACGGACTATTTACGTCAAATATATAATCAGCCTGGTTATTGGGAACAAGGCTGA